The region CTTGCAGCCATGTCGCCCATATGGTGGTTTTACACGTGTATGTCCTTGCAATCTATACAAGAATCGATATGACACAAAAACCTGTCATTAAACTGTGTGACAGTCAACAATCACTGATGAACTTTGAAGTCTTACCATATGTATCATAACTTCATGCATATTAAGATCTAAAATGCAGTCAGATAGCAAGTGCATGGACACGTGTTTGCTatctctgctgctgcaccatTAGCTATAAATATGGTTTGGTGCACGGCAGAACGAATAGTCGGGAACAAAATGCTGAAGGATACGGAGCAGGCTGTTGACAGTATCCTGTCGCCGTACAGCTTCGACATCCCTCACGCGTTCGTTTACAATGAGAGCAACTACGTGGAGCAGCTGTTTTGTGGGCCCTACATGGAGATGGCAATACACTTTGCCGAGGTGAATCGCTATCGACTGCTGCTGGACGAGATAGAGGGCTTGCCCAAGAAGTCTGTGGTGGAGCAGGACATTGTCAATGGGCAATACAACTTTTCGCTGCACGGGGTTCTCATTAGACCCATGGAGGAAGAGAAATTTGCCGAAGAAACGCAGTACAGCTATCCGCTGGAGATGATGATGAGCTGTGTGATGGTGCCGCTGGACCCGGAGCTGCCCAAGTGGATGTACGTGGTCTGGCCCCTGGGAAAATACATCTGGTCCACCCTGTTTCTTGCCATATTCTATGTGGCTTTTCTGCTCAGATATCTGCACTGGCGCGAATCGGCGAATGCGACCCGCTCCTTTACCAGGAACATGCTCCAGGCCATGGCCATCCTGATGTTCAGCCCCAACATGAACATGAATCTAAGGTTGAGCCAGGCTACATTGCGTGTAAATTTGTTCTACACGCTGCTGTTCGTCCTCGGCTTCATTCTCAATAATTACCACTCCAGCCACATGACAGCCTACGATATGAAGCCGGTGTTCACTCGTCCAATTGATACCTGGTCGGATCTGATTTTCTCACGGCTGCCCATCATTCTACCGGAGTCGTTGCTGGAGGAACTGCGCTCGCTCCCTGTTGTAGACACTTCCTCGCTGGAGCCTCAGCTTGATTCGCGCAGCTGACAGGACTACCAAACCCTGCTGGCGAGTCCCTCACGGTCCTATGCCTATGTGGTGACCCAGGATACCTGGAAGTTCTTCAACCGCCAACAGCGCGTCCTCATCCAGCCCTATTTCCGCTTGTCCAGTGTCTGCTTCGGCGGCCTCTTCAATGCGATTCCCATGCGAAGGAACGCGAGCTTCGCTTTGGCGCTGGATCGTTTCATTCTATACAGCTGGCAGGCTGGTCTCTGGAACTACTGGGAGGATGTGGCCTTTCGCTACGCCGTGCGGGGCGGCTATGCCCAAATCTTTCTGGACACATACCCTGTGGAGCCGCTGGATCTGCAGTTCTTTACCACAGCCTGGCTGGTGCTAGTTGTGGGCTTCCCCGTGAGCTTTTTGGCCTGGTGCATTGAGATATGTGTGCATCGGCGGAAGGCGAGGCGCGTCCAGTACGATCGCTTTGAATGCTATGGTTGACCATTTGCTTATCAATTATATTGATCAAATAGAAATTTATCTTCTTTTTTGTCACAACAAGAGGCCAACGTCTTAAACAGAGACATAAAATACTCACGGGGTCTTGTGATATGCAAGGCATGAATGTCTCACTGCTCGAATGCAATTAGAATGCttattattttcttgttttacaTGGTTGTAATTGCTGCCATGGGAGCATGACCCAAGTACTCCCATTGGAGTTTCTAATTGAGCCTGAGGCTAACCGGCGTAACAAATCGAAATGCGTACCGTTCAATTACCCCGTGGAGCCTCATTGGTCAAGTCATGTGGTCCTCGGCTCTGATAAGAGTCGGTCTCCTGGCACTGTTCGCTGCTCAGTCCACACATGGCTGGAACCTGCGGTACATGTACAACCTATTGAGTCCCTTTGCTCGCATGGCTGTATTCCAGGAAATCGTGTGGTTTGTAAGTCAGAAGCAGAGCGTGGACGAGATTGATCAGTTCATTCGCCTCATTGATGAGGCATTCGGGGCGTCCGCCACCCAGACAGTGGTGAACAACAACACGGAGATGCGAATGAATCGATCGCCGGCAAAAAGGAACCATATAAGCTTCGTGTTCACCACGGGCGTGGATGATCCCATAATGGAGGTGTTCAGAAAGGTGCTGCTGGGTCGCCACTTCTACTTCTCGATGATTATGCCGTTGGACAAGGTGGGTAAGGACATGAAGCCGGTTCACGATCTCCTGCGCTTTGCTTACGACCAGCAGTTTTTTAATTCGATGATCTACTTCGAGTCCGAGGACGGAATCAATCAGCTCTACGGTGTTGCGAAGTTTCCATCCATGAAGTTCATCAATCGCACTGATATTATGAAATTCTTTGCCGAAGCCGCAAAGAAGATACAGAACGCCCGCTCGGATGTGGAGGGGTACCGTTTCCCAACACCATTGCGCCAGGACTTGCCACATCTGTTCGAGTCCCGCGGCCACTACGATGGCAGCACCTACCGGATAATAGAGACCTTTGTCCAGTTCATCAATGGGAGCTTTGGGGAGCTGTTCCTGCCACCCGACGCCCTCGGCGGGAAGGTGGTCAACATGAAACAGGCCCTACAGCTGGTCCGGGATCGCCAGGTGGAATTCTGCGCTCATGCCTATGCCCTGTTCATGGCGGACGACGAGGTGGACAAAACCTACCCCCTGCATGTGGTGCAGTGGTGCCTGATGGTGCCTTTATACAACAGTGTTTCCACATATCTCTACCCCCTACAGCCCTTCGATTGGACGGTTTGGTTCTTTGTCATAGGTTCattctttgctttgctcttcCTTGAGCTGTTCCGGCTGAAGAGGTTCGGGCACACCACCGGTGTCCATACCGTAGTACTAAGCTCGTTCTGCTACATTATCAATGTGCCCACTGAAGGGCAGCTTCAGCGGCCGAGCATGCTGCGTTTCCTGCTCCTCTTCACGGTGTTCTTCCATGGGTTCTTCCTTTCGGCCAACTACACGTCCACTCTGGGCAGCATTCTCACCGTGAATCTATTCCACGCCCAGATCAACTCCATGGACGACATAGTGCTGGCCCAGTTGCCAGTCATGATCATTGACTACGAGATGGAGTTTTTGCTGGAGATTAACCAGGAGCTGCCTGAGGAGTTTCGCAAGCTGCTGCGGCCGGTGGACGCTGGCATCTTCGCTCAGCATCAAACGCGGTTCAACAGCTCCTTTGCGTACTTCATCACGGAGGATAGCTGGCAGTTCCTCGACGAGCAGCAAAGCCACCTGAAGCAGCGCCGCTTCAAGCTGAGCAACATCTGCTTTGGCTCCTATCACCTGGCCTTTCCCATGCAAATGGACTCGTCTCTGTGGCGGGACATAGAGTACTTCACCTTCCGCATCCACTCCTCGGGGCTGCTCAACTTCTACGCCCGGAGCAGCTTTGAGGCTGCCCTGCACGCAGGCCTCGTGGAGCGCATCCCGGACACCCAGGAGTACACTGCTGCTGGAATGCAGCATTTGGCCATTGCCTTCATTTATCTCCTGGTGATGAGCGCAATAGCTGCAGCTGTGTTCACCATGGAACTGCTCAA is a window of Drosophila pseudoobscura strain MV-25-SWS-2005 chromosome 3, UCI_Dpse_MV25, whole genome shotgun sequence DNA encoding:
- the Ir56c gene encoding uncharacterized protein Ir56c: MWSSALIRVGLLALFAAQSTHGWNLRYMYNLLSPFARMAVFQEIVWFVSQKQSVDEIDQFIRLIDEAFGASATQTVVNNNTEMRMNRSPAKRNHISFVFTTGVDDPIMEVFRKVLLGRHFYFSMIMPLDKVGKDMKPVHDLLRFAYDQQFFNSMIYFESEDGINQLYGVAKFPSMKFINRTDIMKFFAEAAKKIQNARSDVEGYRFPTPLRQDLPHLFESRGHYDGSTYRIIETFVQFINGSFGELFLPPDALGGKVVNMKQALQLVRDRQVEFCAHAYALFMADDEVDKTYPLHVVQWCLMVPLYNSVSTYLYPLQPFDWTVWFFVIGSFFALLFLELFRLKRFGHTTGVHTVVLSSFCYIINVPTEGQLQRPSMLRFLLLFTVFFHGFFLSANYTSTLGSILTVNLFHAQINSMDDIVLAQLPVMIIDYEMEFLLEINQELPEEFRKLLRPVDAGIFAQHQTRFNSSFAYFITEDSWQFLDEQQSHLKQRRFKLSNICFGSYHLAFPMQMDSSLWRDIEYFTFRIHSSGLLNFYARSSFEAALHAGLVERIPDTQEYTAAGMQHLAIAFIYLLVMSAIAAAVFTMELLNCSIFQNN
- the Ir56b gene encoding uncharacterized protein Ir56b; its protein translation is MLKDTEQAVDSILSPYSFDIPHAFVYNESNYVEQLFCGPYMEMAIHFAEVNRYRLLLDEIEGLPKKSVVEQDIVNGQYNFSLHGVLIRPMEEEKFAEETQYSYPLEMMMSCVMVPLDPELPKWMYVVWPLGKYIWSTLFLAIFYVAFLLRYLHWRESANATRSFTRNMLQAMAILMFSPNMNMNLRLSQATLRVNLFYTLLFVLGFILNNYHSSHMTAYDMKPVFTRPIDTWSDLIFSRLPIILPESLLEELRSLPDYQTLLASPSRSYAYVVTQDTWKFFNRQQRVLIQPYFRLSSVCFGGLFNAIPMRRNASFALALDRFILYSWQAGLWNYWEDVAFRYAVRGGYAQIFLDTYPVEPLDLQFFTTAWLVLVVGFPVSFLAWCIEICVHRRKARRVQYDRFECYG